The Lacerta agilis isolate rLacAgi1 chromosome 16, rLacAgi1.pri, whole genome shotgun sequence genomic sequence CCAGAAGGCATTCTGGATCAGGTTGATGATGAAAAGCCAGATGACTAGGGTAAGAGCAGCAAGCTTGGTCTTGAAGCCAATGGCTACCAAAATGATAAGCGCCATGCCAAAGATGTCCTGGAAAATCTAGGGAGGAAGACAAATACCACGCTTCAATTTCATGCATTCTTTGCTTCAATGGCTAGTGTCCCCAACTTGTTATCAACAACAGAGATCAGGCATGCACCCAAGTAAAACAAATGTTGTGACCTCCTCAAtacattatgaaaatgtcaaaacaaaataaacttaCGTGTAActagaattatgaaaatgtgtaCGTATTCTTATTTGACTTAATTTGTTCTAGCTCTGTGATTGCTAAGACCAGGCAAGGTGTTATGTAAGCtgatgcaacagcactctgaaCATTTCCTGGCCTATTCAGCCCAGTGGTGTTTGAAAAAGACCCCAGAGTAGGAGAGAAGTCAAGTCTagcagattctccatccctgggtCTTTGGTAAGTGACAAGgctgcagcaaaagccaaactGAGTAGTTTACTTTATTAGTCAGGATAATGGTCTTAAATTTCAAAGGCCTGGTCTATTTACTATCCAGTGGTGAGGTAGCACACAATTGCCCAACTGAGTTTGTGCTTATTTCCATAGAATACCAGCCAATTTTGCAGACAGAGAAAACACAACCAAGTCTTGTAATGGTGAATGCCACTCACAGTGAAGGCGCCAAGTTCGAAGTGTAGGAGTGTCATGAACATGAGAACCAGGAGCAAGCGCCCACCAAGCTGCATGTACTGCCGTGGCGAGATATCGTCCATGGTAGGGACTCCAGCAAACATGGACTTCCCCTCAGAACGAGATTCTGCAAGTAGCAGGAGCAGTCCACCTCCGAGAGCCAAATTCctatgagggagaaaaaaatataAGGGGCTCAGACAATTTGGCCCTGGGGTCTGCAATGGAGGTATCAAACGGCATATTCTGTAACACAGTAGCACTCAGCACCTGGGTGTTCTCATAATTCTGCTGCTTC encodes the following:
- the LOC117060612 gene encoding surfeit locus protein 4-like isoform X3, whose protein sequence is MRNLALGGGLLLLLAESRSEGKSMFAGVPTMDDISPRQYMQLGGRLLLVLMFMTLLHFELGAFTIFQDIFGMALIILVAIGFKTKLAALTLVIWLFIINLIQNAFWSVPTYRPLHDFLKYDFFQTMSVIGGLLLVVALGPGGVSMDEHKKKW